The window CTCGAGGTCCGTTCGGGGTCCTCGACGGGCACCCTGCTCGGCAAGGCGACCGTGCCGGTGACCGGCGGCTGGGAGACCTTCCAGGACGTCACCGCCGACCTGTCCCGCGCACCGAGGGGCACGACCACGCTCTACCTCGTCTTCAAGGGGAGCGGCTCGGGCGCCCTGTACGACGTGGACGACTTCACCTTCACCACCGGCTGAGAGGAGGTACGGAAGATGCGTCCAACCGGACGACTGACAACCGCAGTTGTGGGAGCCGCCGTACTCCTCGGCTGTGTCTCGGAACCGGCCGCTTCACAGGCCCCGCGGCCCGGTGCCGACGGCAAGCGGGTCCTGGTCTTCTCCAAGACGGCCGGCTTCCGCCACGACTCGATCCCCGACGGCGTCGCCGCGGTGAAACAGCTCGGCGAGACGAGCGGCTTCACGGTCGACGCGACGGAGGACGCCGCGGCCTTCACCGCCGGCAACCTGCGCCGCTACGCCGCGGTCGTGTTCCTGTCGACGACCGGAGACGTCCTGAACGCCGCCCAGCAGACGGCCTTCGAGGGCTACATCCGCCGTGGCGGCGGCTACGTCGGCATCCACGCGGCCGCCGACACCGAGTACGACTGGGCGTTCTACGGCGGCCTCGCCGGCGCCTACTTCCAGTCGCACCCGGCGATCCAGCCGGCGACCGTGGACGTCGAGGACCACGCCCACCCGGCGACATCGGGTCTGGCGCAGACGTGGAACCGCACGGACGAGTGGTACAACTACCGCTCGAACCCCCGGGAGAGGGCACATGTCCTCGCCTCCCTCGACGAGTCCTCGTACACCGGCGGCACCATGAACGGCGACCATCCGATCGCCTGGTGCCAGAACTACCAGGGCGGCCGCGCCTTCTACACCGGCGGCGGCCACACCAAGGAGTCCTACGCCGAGCCCTCGTTCCGTGAGCACCTGCTGGGCGGAATCCGCTGGGCCGTCGGCGACGCCGAGGCCGACTGCCGCCCGGAGAACGGCTACCGCCCGCTCTTCGACGGCACGCAGGCTTCGCTGGACGGCTGGCGCCAGGCGGGCCCGGGCTCCTTCACCCTGTCCGACGACGGCACGCTCACGTCGACCGGCGGCATGGGCATGCTCTGGTACGCCCCGTCGGGCTTCGGGTCGTACTCCCTGAAGCTCGACTGGAAGATGGCCGGCGACGACAACTCCGGTGTGTTCGTGGGCTTCCCGCCCTCGGACGACCCGTGGTCGGCCGTCAACAACGGCTACGAGATCCAGATCGACGCGACCGACACCCCCGACCGCACCACCGGGGCCGTGTACGGCTTCCAGTCCGCCGACCTCAACAAGCGCGACCGTGCGCTGAACCCGCCGGGGGAGTGGAACACGTACGAGATCCGCGTGGAGGGCGAACGCCTCCGCGTCTATCTCAACGGCGTGAAGATCAACGATTTCACCAACACCGACCCGGCCCGGAGCCTCACCGACGGACACATCGGCATCCAGAACCACGGATCCGACGACGAGGTGTCCATCCGTGACGTCCGGATCAAGGAACTGCCCGCGAAGACCGCGAAGACCGCGAAGTCCTCCGGACTCATGGCTTCGCAGGGCGACTGAGCGACGGCGGGCGGGGGACGCCGGACTCCCGCCCGCCGTCTTTTCCCCACGGGACCTCGCCAGAACCCGTGGGGGTCCACAGACGACGCGTTCGACAAGGAGGCCGCCATGTCCGCGTCCACTTCCCCGTCCGACCCGCGCGTCGGCGTCTGGCTGATCGGGGCGCGCGGCTCCGTCGCCACCAGCGTCGTCGCCGGGTGCGCCGCCGTCACCGCGGGCCTGCACCCGCCGACGGGCCTGGTCACCGAGACACCGATGTTCGCGGACAGCGGCCTGCCTGCGCTGTCGTCCCTCGTCTTCGGCGGCCATGACACGGTGGACTGCCCCCTGCCCAAACGCGCGGAGGCCCTGGCGGCAGGCGGCGTCCTGCCTCCCGGTCTCCCCACGGCCATACGCGCCGAACTCGCCGCCGCCGACCGCGAGATCAGGCCCGGCGGCCCGCTCCCCGGAGACACACGCGGTGAAGACCAGCTCATCGCCGCCTTCGCCTCGGACATACAGGACTTCATACGGCGGTACGAGCTCGCCCGGACCGTCGTCGTGAACGTGGCCTCCACCGAGCCCGCCCCCACCGGCGCCGCCCTGCCCCCGAGTTCGCTGTACGCGGCGGCGGCCCTGCGCGCGGGCTGCAGTTACGTGAACTTCACCCCGTCGACGGGCCTGAACCACCCCGCGCTGGCCCCCCTCGCCTCGTCGACCGGCCTGCCGTACGCGGGCCGCGACGGCAAGACGGGCCAGACACTGCTCCGCTCGGTCCTTGGCCCGATGTTCACCCAGCGGGCGCTGGCAGTGCGCGCCTGGTCCGGCACGAATCTGCTCGGCGGCGGCGACGGCGCCTCCCTGGCCGACCCGGCCGCGGCGGCGGCGAAGAACGCCGGCAAGGAGAGGGTGCTGGCGGACGCGCTGGGCGAGGTGCCCGAGGGCGAGGTCCACATCGACGACGTCCCCGCGCTCGGCGACTGGAAGACCGCCTGGGACCACATCGCCTTCGACGGCTTCCTCGGCACCCGCATGATCCTCCAAACCATCTGGCAGGGCTGCGACTCGGCCCTCGCGGCACCCCTGGTCCTCGACCTCGCCCGCCTGACCGCACGCGCCCACGAGGCGGGCCTGTCCGGGCCGCTCGGCGAACTGGCCTTCTACTTCAAGGATCCGGTGGGGGAAGGGCCGGGGGCGCTGGGCGAGCAGTACGCGGCACTGGGGCGGTTCGCGGAGCGGCTGGGGGCGGCTGGGGCTGCGCCGCGCGACGGGGGAGGAGTCGGGTCCGAGCCGCTGGCGGCGTGGGGAGGAGCCGGGGCTGAGCCGCTGGAGATGCGGGGAGCCGGGGCTGAACCGCCGGACGACCGTCCCGGTCGGCTTGGCGAGCGCGGTGGTGCAGGCCGTCCCAGCGAGCGCGGTGGTGCCGGCCGTCCCGAGGGGCAGCGGTGAAGGGGCGAGGGGAACGGCGCTCGTTGCGGTTGCCTGGTGGGTGGGCCTGGGATAAGGCGGCGGGCCGGGGGGACGGCGCGCGCTGGTCGCGGTGGGGTGTTGGGTGGTCCTCGGGTACGGGTAGGGGCGCGGGTCGGGAGGAGCACGCGTGCTCGTCGGCAGCCCTGGCCAAGTCGGCCCGGGCCACAGGCCTGCGGCCGGAGCGCGCCGAGGGGCCGAACCCCCGCCTGGCATGGGCCGAACTCCTGCGCCTCCCGGCCCTGTTCACCGTCCCCGGCGACGCCCTCGCGGGCGCCGCCGCCACCGCCGCACACCCCAACTCCCGCACCCTGCTCGCCATCAGTTCCTCCCTCTGCCTCTACGAGGCCGGCATGGCCCTCAACGACTGGGCGGACCGCGAGGAGGACGCCACGGAACGCCCGCACCGCCCCCTCCCCTCCGGCCGCATCCACCCCGCCGCCGCCCTCACCGCGGCCTGCGCCCTCACCTGCGCAGGCCTGGCCCTCGCCGCCCGGGCCGGTCGTCCCGCCCTCGCCGTCGCCGCGCCTCTCGCGGTCACGGTCTGGTCCTACGATCTGGCCCTGAAGCACACCCCCGCTGGACCGGCAGCGATGGCCACCGCCCGCGCCCTCGACCTCCTCCTCGGCGCCGCGGCCACCACCGGACACACCCGTGAGGCGTTCCCCTCAGCTGCCCTGCTCGGCACCCACACGCTCGCGGTCACCGCGGTGTCCCGCCAGGAGACGAAGGGCGGTTCACCCCTGGCACCGCTCGCGGCCCTGGCCACCACGGCCCTCCTCAGCCGCCTGCTGACACACCGCCCCAACCGACGCCCGGCAGACCCCCGGGAAGCAGCCGCCCACGGCGTGCCGGACCCCCATCCCGACGTCCTCGCGACCGCCACCGGCCGTCGCCGGCGCCGTTGGTCCGGGCCGCCCCGGCCGACCGCCGAGACCGTGAGCACAGCGTTCGCCGCCGCCTACGCCGCAACGGCCGCCCGCCCGTACTTCCACGCCGCTCTCAACCCTTCACCCCCGCTCACCCAACGAGCCGTCGGCGGCGGCATCCGCGCCACGATCCCCCTCCAGGCCGCGCTGACCGCCCGATCCGGCGCGGTCCTCTCCGCCCTGTTCGTGGCGGGTCTCGCCCCGCTCGGTCGCCGGTTCGGAAGAAGGGTGAGCGTCACATGAGCCACACGACGATCGGGAGCCCATCCCGGTCCTCCGAGGTGCCGGTGGCCGGCGGCAGCCCTCACGGCACCAGCGCCGAGCACGCCACTGCCGTCTCCCGAGCACCCGCCATAACTCCTCTCCGCTTCGGCTACGGCACCAACGGCCTCGCCGACCTCCGCCTCGACGACGCCCTGGCCCTGATCGCCGACCTCGGCTACAACGGCGTCGGCCTGACCCTCGACCACATGCACCTGGACCCGCTCGCCCCGGACCTCAGCGCCCGCACCCGCCGCCTCGCGCAGCGCCTGGACGCGCTCGGCCTGGACGTCACCGTGGAGACAGGCGCCCGCTATGTGCTCGACCCGCGCCGCAAACACGGCCCCTCCCTCCTGGACCCCGACCCGGACGACCGTGCCCGCCGCGTCGACCTGCTGATCCGTGCCGTCCGGGTAGCGGCCGACCTCGGCGCCCACGCCGTCCACTGCTTCAGCGGCGTCATGCCGCCGGGAACCGATCCGGAGACCGCCTGGCACCGCCTGGCCGACACACTCACTCCCGTCCTGGACACCGCCGCCACCGCCGGCGTCCCCCTCGCCATCGAGCCCGAACCGGGCCACCTCCTCGCCACCCTCGCCGATTTCCACCGGCTCCGCCGTGTGCTCGGCGACCCCGAACACCTCGGCCTGACCCTCGACATCGGCCACTGCCAGTGCCTCGAACCCCTCTCTCCCGCCGACTGCGTACGCGCCGCCGCCCCCTGGCTGCGCCACGTCCAGATCGAGGACATGTGCCGCAACATCCATGAACACCTCCCCTTCGGCGACGGCGAGATCGACTTCCCACCCGTGCTCGCCGCCCTCGCTGCCACCGGCTACCAGGGCCTGACCGTCGTCGAACTGCCCCGCCACTCCCATGCGGGCCCCCACTTCGCCGAACTCTCCCTCCCGTTCCTGCGCCGCGCCGAAGCCACGGCCACCGGATCACTCGTACTCGGCCCACCCCATGGCGATCCCTCCGCCACCCCTGAAGGGAGCACCTCATGACCCCCTCCCGCAGCAGACCCGCAACCCCGGACGCGGACACCAAGGGCCCACCGCTCACCGACCCCCAGACGGGCACAGAGTCCAGCCGAGGCGCCGACGGCCCCGCGGGTGCCGAGCGCCCACCGGGCACGGAGGCTCGGACAGGAACCGAGCGCGGGGCAGGCACTGAGGCTCGTGCGGGCACCGGGAGTCTGGCGGGCATGAAGGCTCGGCCGAACGCCGAGGGCCGGGCGGGCGCCCAGAGTTGGCCGGACGCCCCAGACGCCCCAGACGCCCCAGACGCCCCGGACGCCCCGGTCGCGCCGGTCGCGCCGGTCGCCCCGGTCGCGCCGGACGCCCCGGTCGCGCCGGACGCCCCGGTCGCGCCGGATGCCCCAGGCACCACCCTCGCCCTCACCCCGCCCGCCGAACTGCGCCGCCGCCTCACCGACTGCCTCGGTACTGCCGCCCGGGCCTGGCTCCACCGAGCCCTCGACGAGGCCGTCGCCCATCCCGGCATCCACGGGCCCATCTCCGTCTGGGAGTTGCGCATCGCCGAGGCCGGGCGCCGTTGTGGACCCGAGCACGCCGACGCCGCCCGCGTCCTCATCCTGCACGCGGCCCGCGCCGATGCCGACGCTGTCACCCGGGTCTACTTCCAGGGCACCGCCGCCGAACGCCGCGCCGTTCTG of the Streptomyces sp. T12 genome contains:
- a CDS encoding ThuA domain-containing protein, whose protein sequence is MRPTGRLTTAVVGAAVLLGCVSEPAASQAPRPGADGKRVLVFSKTAGFRHDSIPDGVAAVKQLGETSGFTVDATEDAAAFTAGNLRRYAAVVFLSTTGDVLNAAQQTAFEGYIRRGGGYVGIHAAADTEYDWAFYGGLAGAYFQSHPAIQPATVDVEDHAHPATSGLAQTWNRTDEWYNYRSNPRERAHVLASLDESSYTGGTMNGDHPIAWCQNYQGGRAFYTGGGHTKESYAEPSFREHLLGGIRWAVGDAEADCRPENGYRPLFDGTQASLDGWRQAGPGSFTLSDDGTLTSTGGMGMLWYAPSGFGSYSLKLDWKMAGDDNSGVFVGFPPSDDPWSAVNNGYEIQIDATDTPDRTTGAVYGFQSADLNKRDRALNPPGEWNTYEIRVEGERLRVYLNGVKINDFTNTDPARSLTDGHIGIQNHGSDDEVSIRDVRIKELPAKTAKTAKSSGLMASQGD
- a CDS encoding inositol-3-phosphate synthase — translated: MSASTSPSDPRVGVWLIGARGSVATSVVAGCAAVTAGLHPPTGLVTETPMFADSGLPALSSLVFGGHDTVDCPLPKRAEALAAGGVLPPGLPTAIRAELAAADREIRPGGPLPGDTRGEDQLIAAFASDIQDFIRRYELARTVVVNVASTEPAPTGAALPPSSLYAAAALRAGCSYVNFTPSTGLNHPALAPLASSTGLPYAGRDGKTGQTLLRSVLGPMFTQRALAVRAWSGTNLLGGGDGASLADPAAAAAKNAGKERVLADALGEVPEGEVHIDDVPALGDWKTAWDHIAFDGFLGTRMILQTIWQGCDSALAAPLVLDLARLTARAHEAGLSGPLGELAFYFKDPVGEGPGALGEQYAALGRFAERLGAAGAAPRDGGGVGSEPLAAWGGAGAEPLEMRGAGAEPPDDRPGRLGERGGAGRPSERGGAGRPEGQR
- a CDS encoding SCO3242 family prenyltransferase, whose amino-acid sequence is MRPERAEGPNPRLAWAELLRLPALFTVPGDALAGAAATAAHPNSRTLLAISSSLCLYEAGMALNDWADREEDATERPHRPLPSGRIHPAAALTAACALTCAGLALAARAGRPALAVAAPLAVTVWSYDLALKHTPAGPAAMATARALDLLLGAAATTGHTREAFPSAALLGTHTLAVTAVSRQETKGGSPLAPLAALATTALLSRLLTHRPNRRPADPREAAAHGVPDPHPDVLATATGRRRRRWSGPPRPTAETVSTAFAAAYAATAARPYFHAALNPSPPLTQRAVGGGIRATIPLQAALTARSGAVLSALFVAGLAPLGRRFGRRVSVT
- a CDS encoding sugar phosphate isomerase/epimerase → MSHTTIGSPSRSSEVPVAGGSPHGTSAEHATAVSRAPAITPLRFGYGTNGLADLRLDDALALIADLGYNGVGLTLDHMHLDPLAPDLSARTRRLAQRLDALGLDVTVETGARYVLDPRRKHGPSLLDPDPDDRARRVDLLIRAVRVAADLGAHAVHCFSGVMPPGTDPETAWHRLADTLTPVLDTAATAGVPLAIEPEPGHLLATLADFHRLRRVLGDPEHLGLTLDIGHCQCLEPLSPADCVRAAAPWLRHVQIEDMCRNIHEHLPFGDGEIDFPPVLAALAATGYQGLTVVELPRHSHAGPHFAELSLPFLRRAEATATGSLVLGPPHGDPSATPEGSTS
- a CDS encoding EboA domain-containing protein; its protein translation is MKARPNAEGRAGAQSWPDAPDAPDAPDAPDAPVAPVAPVAPVAPDAPVAPDAPVAPDAPGTTLALTPPAELRRRLTDCLGTAARAWLHRALDEAVAHPGIHGPISVWELRIAEAGRRCGPEHADAARVLILHAARADADAVTRVYFQGTAAERRAVLHALPHLVPGPEALPLVEDALRTNDTRLLAAAVGPYAARHLDPHQWRHAVLKCLFTGVPVGAVADLNRRAHGDAELARMLGDHAAERTAAGRPVPEDLYRVLTLTDPTATPPAPAAECGTRGTDGKES